A genomic region of Bradyrhizobium sp. ORS 278 contains the following coding sequences:
- a CDS encoding glutathione S-transferase family protein → MKFYMTPGSCSTGIHIILEELEEVFEAYIVNLPAGDNFKPDYVAINPKSTIPALVRGDGSVLTEVPAIAYWLGRSRPRARLWPSDVETETRLLEAMSYIAGTVHGHGFARIFATPTFSRNEADQESVRALGRNIVVKGFTILNKMLGEQPYLGGDFSVADPILFYVEFWADKTGIALPANLLAHYRRMLARPVVQRVLREEGYSPATLGMANSC, encoded by the coding sequence ATGAAGTTCTACATGACGCCGGGCTCGTGCTCGACCGGCATCCACATCATCCTCGAGGAGCTCGAGGAGGTGTTCGAGGCTTACATCGTCAACCTGCCGGCCGGCGACAATTTCAAGCCCGACTACGTCGCGATCAACCCCAAATCGACCATTCCGGCGCTGGTGCGGGGCGATGGCAGCGTGCTGACCGAGGTGCCGGCGATCGCCTATTGGCTCGGCCGCTCGCGGCCACGGGCCAGGCTATGGCCGTCCGACGTCGAGACCGAAACACGGCTGCTCGAGGCCATGAGCTACATCGCCGGCACCGTGCATGGCCACGGCTTCGCGCGGATCTTCGCCACGCCGACCTTCAGCCGCAATGAGGCCGATCAGGAGTCGGTGCGCGCGCTCGGCCGCAACATTGTGGTGAAGGGCTTTACGATCCTGAACAAGATGCTCGGCGAGCAACCCTACCTCGGCGGCGATTTCTCGGTCGCCGATCCCATTCTGTTCTATGTGGAGTTCTGGGCCGACAAGACCGGCATCGCCCTGCCCGCCAACCTGCTCGCGCACTACCGCCGGATGCTGGCGCGGCCCGTGGTGCAGCGGGTCCTGCGCGAAGAAGGATACAGTCCGGCGACGCTCGGCATGGCCAACAGTTGTTAG
- a CDS encoding FAD-dependent oxidoreductase — MTLARSLQQRGGTFALFEARHRLGGRVLSAKSRSGLALDLGPTWFWPETQPLLTSLIAELGLSHFAQHDDGTVLHLKEADKAAEPVSGPPIHQGARRLAGGMTRLIEALARELPQAALHLGHELMRIVDCGTHVRLIFATETETVAIEAKRAVLALPPRLLADHVGFFPALDDATFEAMHNAETWMAAQAKVVIAYDQAHWRDKGQSGNAFVSHEQAVIGEIFDACDEGGDRAALGGFLAFPPDLREAFNVGLPMLMDSQMVQLFGAALDGGEQHYQDWATERFTCSALDRTTPRGEHSEIANPMLRRALWDGRLHLGGAETASHAAGYLEGAVNAARRIERALARAATEVSGARAAAIGEGLSGNAAGLAWFGSWVAAQRDAAFDDYRQRLNRGLAAQQREQLTQLAVLGAMEQVFAAALQVLDALTFDMRAVAVERGRSALMPEIQKPFRDVMQSLLDDAIAFNRTSCALSNFPFEHKPSKDYVQTILRDIAAAWQEFSLAANRLLLAKGEAARQPTSVSS, encoded by the coding sequence ATGACACTCGCGCGCAGCCTGCAGCAGCGCGGCGGCACGTTCGCCTTGTTCGAAGCCCGACATCGCCTGGGCGGGCGGGTGTTGTCGGCCAAGAGCAGGAGCGGGCTGGCGCTGGACCTCGGGCCGACCTGGTTCTGGCCGGAGACCCAGCCGCTGTTGACCAGTCTCATCGCGGAGCTGGGCCTGTCGCATTTCGCCCAGCACGATGACGGCACGGTGCTTCATCTCAAGGAGGCCGACAAGGCCGCCGAGCCGGTCAGCGGCCCGCCCATCCACCAGGGCGCGCGCCGGCTGGCCGGCGGCATGACCCGGCTGATCGAGGCGCTGGCGCGCGAGCTGCCGCAGGCCGCCCTTCATCTCGGCCATGAGCTGATGCGCATCGTCGATTGCGGCACCCACGTGCGGCTGATCTTCGCCACCGAGACAGAGACGGTCGCGATCGAGGCCAAGCGCGCCGTGCTCGCGTTGCCGCCGCGGCTGCTGGCCGATCACGTCGGCTTCTTTCCGGCGCTGGATGACGCCACCTTCGAGGCGATGCACAATGCCGAGACCTGGATGGCCGCGCAGGCAAAGGTCGTGATCGCCTATGACCAGGCGCATTGGCGCGACAAGGGCCAGTCCGGCAATGCCTTCGTCAGCCATGAGCAGGCGGTCATCGGCGAGATCTTCGACGCCTGCGACGAAGGCGGCGACCGCGCCGCGCTCGGCGGCTTCCTCGCGTTTCCTCCTGATCTACGCGAGGCCTTCAATGTCGGCCTGCCGATGCTGATGGACAGCCAGATGGTGCAGCTGTTCGGCGCGGCGCTGGACGGCGGCGAGCAGCATTATCAAGACTGGGCGACCGAGCGTTTCACCTGCAGCGCGCTGGATCGCACCACGCCGCGTGGCGAGCACAGCGAGATCGCCAATCCGATGCTGCGCCGGGCGCTGTGGGACGGGCGGCTGCATCTTGGAGGGGCCGAGACTGCAAGTCATGCCGCCGGCTATCTCGAAGGCGCCGTGAATGCCGCCAGGCGCATCGAGCGCGCGCTCGCCCGCGCCGCCACCGAAGTCTCGGGCGCGCGCGCGGCGGCGATCGGCGAGGGACTGTCCGGCAACGCGGCGGGCCTCGCCTGGTTCGGTTCCTGGGTCGCAGCGCAACGCGATGCCGCGTTCGACGACTACCGGCAGCGGCTCAACCGCGGCCTTGCCGCGCAGCAGCGCGAGCAGCTGACGCAGCTCGCGGTGCTCGGCGCGATGGAGCAGGTGTTCGCCGCGGCACTGCAGGTGCTGGATGCGCTGACCTTCGACATGCGCGCCGTCGCCGTCGAGCGCGGTCGCTCGGCCCTGATGCCGGAAATCCAGAAGCCGTTCCGCGACGTCATGCAGTCGCTTCTCGACGATGCCATCGCCTTCAACCGCACCTCCTGCGCGCTGTCGAACTTCCCGTTCGAGCACAAGCCGTCGAAGGACTACGTCCAGACCATCCTGCGCGACATCGCCGCGGCGTGGCAGGAATTCTCGCTCGCCGCCAACCGCCTCTTGCTGGCCAAGGGCGAGGCGGCCCGTCAGCCGACCAGCGTGTCGTCGTGA
- a CDS encoding nuclear transport factor 2 family protein, whose product MSDESQILAANAAFYAAFAAGDFANLAALWADRDGISCIHPGWPAIVGRAAVIGSWRDILSNPQRPQIVCADPHAIIDGDHGHVLCIELVDGAALAAANHFARIDGVWRMVHHQSSAIAQLLSPHDDADGHRLH is encoded by the coding sequence ATGAGTGACGAGAGCCAGATCCTGGCCGCGAATGCGGCCTTCTACGCAGCCTTCGCGGCCGGCGACTTCGCCAATCTCGCGGCGCTCTGGGCCGATCGCGACGGCATCTCCTGCATTCATCCGGGGTGGCCCGCGATCGTCGGCCGCGCCGCCGTGATCGGCAGCTGGCGCGACATTCTCAGCAATCCGCAACGGCCGCAGATCGTCTGCGCCGACCCCCACGCAATTATCGACGGCGATCACGGCCACGTGCTGTGCATCGAACTGGTGGACGGTGCGGCGCTGGCCGCCGCCAATCATTTCGCGCGGATCGATGGCGTCTGGCGCATGGTGCACCACCAGTCCAGCGCGATCGCGCAGCTCCTCTCTCCGCACGACGACGCGGACGGGCACCGCCTGCATTAA
- a CDS encoding ATP-binding protein, with translation MKLQIDRPAIEALAAAFPHLTSLKEQLRFGDKVELNLAQLATAELDILRAYYQNAGPEWHARAAHIATLQRAFSDSGTRFSEHELEQVLPAIARYLISGAIRGWMFTANVASRPLPYVVTRLDYTAPSNDEAGRVFIELKANAKGAITTSTLRISVGDIVGRTVAEIFAAKGFLKETPELIAAYDETAERYFAWRGRYGAQFSGRGIGFFADDPNSSHRDTDWSRKDVIVLSSGGGSARLVNDEGILTERALTLEVTGDILGQYLRKAAKSNLYDAEQEVEDSKAAIPTGVFCRVPVHPYMLMFHLDLHHYVWVHADDMTPYAYQPELKQKLVLPEEQTDLIDILTAEMDLLMDDIVAGKSGGTTVLCAGPPGVGKTLTAEVYAEIIGRPLYRVHSGQLGLNVAAMESALKDALTRAQRWGAVMLIDEADVYIKRREDDMTMNAVVGVFLRVLEYFNGLLFLTTNRIDDIDEAIVSRCIALIKFQAPDADARGRIWRVMCDQFGLKVEAAVIAQLVEIFPAASGRDIKGLAKLVAKYCHHKSVRPTIAVFRRCAIFRGLDLGDHESLPEAAE, from the coding sequence ATGAAGCTGCAGATTGATCGTCCGGCGATCGAAGCGTTGGCGGCCGCTTTCCCGCATCTGACTTCTCTCAAGGAGCAGCTGCGCTTCGGCGACAAGGTCGAGCTCAATCTCGCGCAGCTGGCGACGGCCGAGCTCGACATCCTGCGTGCTTACTATCAGAACGCCGGTCCTGAATGGCATGCGCGGGCCGCGCACATCGCGACGCTGCAGCGCGCCTTCAGCGATTCCGGCACGCGCTTCTCCGAGCATGAGCTCGAGCAGGTGCTCCCGGCGATCGCGCGCTACCTCATCTCGGGTGCGATCCGCGGCTGGATGTTCACCGCCAATGTTGCCAGCCGGCCGCTGCCTTATGTCGTGACGCGGCTCGACTACACCGCGCCGTCCAACGACGAGGCCGGACGTGTCTTCATCGAGCTCAAGGCCAATGCCAAGGGCGCCATCACGACATCGACCTTGCGGATCTCCGTCGGCGACATCGTCGGCCGCACCGTGGCCGAGATCTTCGCCGCCAAGGGCTTTCTCAAGGAGACTCCCGAGCTGATCGCCGCCTATGACGAGACCGCGGAGCGCTACTTCGCCTGGCGCGGGCGCTATGGCGCGCAGTTCTCCGGGCGCGGCATCGGCTTCTTCGCCGATGATCCGAACTCGTCGCACCGCGACACGGACTGGTCGCGCAAGGACGTCATCGTGCTGTCCTCCGGCGGCGGCAGCGCGCGGCTCGTCAACGACGAGGGCATCCTGACCGAGCGTGCCCTGACGTTGGAAGTCACCGGCGACATTCTCGGGCAGTACCTGCGCAAGGCCGCCAAGAGCAATCTCTACGATGCCGAGCAGGAGGTCGAGGACTCCAAGGCGGCGATCCCGACGGGCGTGTTCTGCCGCGTTCCCGTGCATCCGTATATGCTCATGTTCCATCTCGACCTGCACCATTACGTCTGGGTGCACGCCGACGACATGACGCCCTACGCCTATCAGCCGGAGTTGAAGCAGAAGCTGGTCCTGCCGGAGGAGCAGACCGACCTGATCGACATCCTCACCGCCGAGATGGACCTGCTGATGGACGACATCGTCGCCGGCAAGTCGGGCGGCACGACGGTGCTGTGCGCGGGCCCGCCCGGCGTCGGCAAGACACTGACCGCGGAGGTCTATGCCGAGATCATCGGCCGTCCACTCTACCGCGTGCACTCCGGCCAACTCGGGCTGAACGTGGCGGCGATGGAAAGCGCGCTGAAGGACGCGCTGACGCGCGCGCAGCGCTGGGGCGCCGTCATGCTGATCGACGAGGCCGACGTCTATATCAAGCGGCGCGAGGATGACATGACGATGAACGCCGTCGTCGGGGTCTTCCTGCGCGTGCTCGAATATTTCAACGGCCTGTTGTTCCTCACCACCAACCGCATCGACGACATCGATGAAGCAATCGTGTCGCGCTGCATCGCGCTGATCAAGTTCCAGGCGCCGGATGCCGACGCGCGCGGCCGGATCTGGCGGGTGATGTGCGATCAGTTCGGATTGAAGGTCGAGGCGGCGGTGATCGCACAGCTGGTGGAAATTTTTCCGGCCGCCTCGGGCCGCGACATCAAGGGCCTCGCCAAGCTGGTCGCAAAATACTGCCACCACAAGAGCGTGCGCCCGACCATCGCCGTCTTCCGCCGCTGCGCCATCTTCCGCGGCCTCGACCTCGGCGATCACGAGTCGCTGCCGGAGGCGGCGGAGTAG
- a CDS encoding cysteine dioxygenase yields MTEIARLRDFVAETARLVVSTTNEPELLAALAPRLNDLVAHDDWLPQAYAVADGHHYRQYLLYADPLERFSIVSFVWGPGQGTPVHDHRVWGLVGVLRGEELSVSYARQPDGRLQADPPERLRAGQTAAVSPRIGDIHAISNSLADRSSISIHVYGGNIGRIRRAVYDPDTGAAQDFISGYSNDSVPNLWPHSNA; encoded by the coding sequence ATGACCGAGATTGCGCGTCTGCGCGACTTCGTCGCCGAGACGGCACGGCTCGTCGTGAGCACGACGAACGAGCCCGAACTGCTCGCCGCCCTCGCACCCCGGCTGAACGACCTGGTCGCGCATGACGACTGGCTGCCTCAGGCCTATGCGGTGGCCGACGGCCACCACTACCGGCAATATCTGCTCTATGCCGACCCGCTCGAGCGCTTCTCGATCGTCAGCTTCGTCTGGGGGCCCGGCCAGGGCACGCCGGTGCACGACCACCGCGTCTGGGGTCTGGTCGGCGTATTGCGCGGGGAGGAACTCTCAGTGAGCTATGCACGGCAGCCGGATGGCCGGCTGCAGGCGGATCCGCCGGAGCGGCTGCGGGCTGGACAAACCGCGGCAGTATCGCCAAGGATTGGCGACATCCACGCCATCTCCAACAGTCTGGCGGACCGCTCCTCGATCAGCATCCACGTCTACGGCGGCAATATCGGCCGCATCCGCCGTGCGGTTTACGATCCGGACACCGGGGCCGCCCAGGACTTCATCTCCGGATATTCGAATGACAGCGTCCCCAACCTCTGGCCCCACAGCAACGCCTGA